Proteins from a genomic interval of Papaver somniferum cultivar HN1 chromosome 4, ASM357369v1, whole genome shotgun sequence:
- the LOC113273159 gene encoding uncharacterized protein LOC113273159, whose amino-acid sequence MEHVLFQCSFEARAWLWISNTFGLTANFELVVSFRAAKSRIKIVLDMWLVENLVFRSELWAMRNNYVFDRKKMNWNIFYKRVLNLIQDYSLRLKGDMKNCAEDIVLLDYFRVAHRRVKHQDPVEFFWNPPEDNELQICCDGAEKGIPGIAGAGVVARDAHCSVLGPMSIGLGVTTNYLAELYGILIGLEWAMQRGFDPHELAMWAKNNNSTMYWSAPPVWLLPTVEEDH is encoded by the exons ATGGAGCATGTTCTTTTTCAGTGCTCTTTTGAAGCTCGTGCGTGGCTGTGGATTTCGAATACTTTTGGTTTAACAGCTAACTTTGAGCTTGTTGTGTCCTTCAGGGCAGCTAAGAGTAGAATTAAAATTGTTCTTGATATGTGGTTAGTAGAAAATTTGGTTTTCAGGTCAGAACTGTGGGCTATGCGCAACAATTATGTCTTTGATCGTAAGAAAATGAACTGGAATATTTTCTACAAGCGTGTTCTAAATCTGATTCAAGACTATTCACTCCGGCTTAAGGGAGATATGAAGAACTGTGCGGAAGATATTGTGCTGCTTGATTATTTTCGAGTAGCCCATAGAAGGGTAAAGCATCAGGATCCTGTTGAATTTTTTTGGAATCCTCCTGAAGATAATGAACTTCAGATCTGCTGTGACGGGGCGGAGAAAGGAATTCCAGGCATTGCTGGTGCTGGGGTGGTGGCTAGAGACGCGCATTGTTCAGTACTTGGACCTATGAGTATTGGACTTGGAGTTACTACAAATTACTTGGCAGAGTTATATGGAATTCTAATTGGTTTGGAATGGGCTATGCAAAGGGGTTTTGATC CTCATGAACTCGCTATGTGGGCTAAGAACAACAATTCTACCATGTACTGGTCTGCCCCTCCTGTTTGGCTTCTACCAACAGTTGAGGAGgaccattag
- the LOC113276630 gene encoding uncharacterized protein LOC113276630 → MGLEVVKIGGVSPNSLSFSSSVTKSPLVPFNLKAVVLPLTPQRKLSGLCTATTKRNPKRLKYSAPRFSRGELLYVEVDQSGDDTWKLEPVVKLLKEGAVGVIPTDTVYAIVCDLRSQSSIERLRRIKEIETSKPLSILCHSLRDIDTYTLGFPRGNGQGSTNVFRVVKHCLPGPYTFILPASKELPKQCIRNGITPKYAARKTVGIRMPDDAVCQAILEEMGAPLISTSVKWAKGEEWILDPVAIADVYGPMGIDFVAAAGVRVADPSTVVDMTGDSPIILRQGKGPKQDWMIVKEDEDSTTSVS, encoded by the exons ATGGGGTTAGAGGTGGTCAAAATTGGTGGAGTAAGCCCTAATTCCTTATCTTTCAGTAGCTCAGTcacaaaatccccccttgttcCCTTCAATTTGAAGGCAGTAGTATTGCCACTGACGCCACAAAGAAAACTTAGTGGATTATGTACAGCAACAACTAAACGAAACCCTAAGCGCCTCAAATACTCAGCGCCTCGCTTTTCAAGG GGAGAACTGTTATATGTGGAAGTTGATCAATCTGGAGATGATACTTGGAAATTGGAACCCGTTGTTAAACTTTTGAAAGAAGGAGCTGTTGGAGTCATTCCTACTGATACTGT GTATGCAATTGTTTGTGATTTGAGAAGTCAGTCATCCATTGAGCGTCTCCGGAG AATCAAAGAAATAGAGACATCAAAG CCCCTTAGTATCTTATGCCATTCTCTTCGGGACATAGATACTTACACATTGGGATTTCCGCGTGGTAATGGTCAAGGTTCAACAAACGTCTTTCGAGTGGTTAAGCACTGCTTGCCGGGGCCT TACACTTTCATCTTACCTGCAAGCAAAGAACTACCTAAACAGTGTATAAGAAATGGAATAACCCCTAAATACGCAGCACGGAAGACTGTTGGAATTCGCATGCCTGATGATGCTGTGTGTCAAGCAATCCTTGAAGAGATGGGTGCACCTTTAATTTCCACAAG TGTCAAGTGGGCAAAGGGAGAGGAGTGGATCTTAGACCCAGTTGCAATAGCCGATGTTTATGGACCAATG GGTATTGATTTTGTTGCTGCTGCCGGCGTTAGAGTAGCCGACCCTTCAACTGTTGTGGATATGACTGGAGATTCTCCGATAATTCTTCGTCAGGGAAAG GGACCCAAGCAAGACTGGATGATAGTAAAGGAGGATGAAGATTCCACAACGTCCGTCTCATAG